In Geoalkalibacter ferrihydriticus DSM 17813, a genomic segment contains:
- a CDS encoding two-component system sensor histidine kinase NtrB, with translation MIPPDEELASLKERCAVLEAENQAYARYIRAKTNQLLEIMETRALQAEELDDRALLDLDPIGIVAQSFQQILGHLNRTIDELREARAGERELREYYLTEKMKLATVIESLSEGLLVLDEQNRILSCNRAADELTQWLTTEMLGQPIGAGFPEMENALRKNAGDAQNLELVHRSRAGEDLLLSVNIARLRDSEGRRLGRVVTFRDSTEERRRTELYHRTEKLAAIGQLSAGVAHELNTPLGSVLGYARLLLKDKTLNATQRAWVEIIAEQVKKSSAIIQGLLRFARQSNPARRCLEECRLNEIIAQTLPLLATETAKRKIELITDLQAVPAIVADPRELEQVVLNLTMNALQAIGNKGRISIRTRHAGARVVLKVEDSGPGIPEPIRSRIFDPFYTTKPVGEGTGLGLSICSGIVGDLGGSIDVSSVEGQGTTFIVSLPVHANGASNVPKNRKIS, from the coding sequence ATGATCCCGCCTGATGAGGAACTTGCCTCCCTAAAGGAGCGCTGCGCGGTTCTGGAGGCCGAAAATCAGGCCTATGCGCGCTACATTCGCGCCAAGACCAATCAGTTGCTGGAAATCATGGAAACGCGTGCCCTACAGGCCGAAGAACTGGATGATCGTGCCCTCCTCGATCTGGATCCCATCGGCATCGTGGCGCAGTCCTTCCAGCAGATTCTGGGGCATCTCAACCGCACCATCGACGAGCTGCGCGAGGCCAGGGCCGGCGAGCGGGAGCTGCGTGAATATTATCTGACCGAGAAGATGAAGCTGGCCACGGTGATTGAAAGTCTCTCGGAGGGCTTGCTGGTTCTGGATGAACAAAACCGTATCCTCTCCTGCAACCGCGCCGCTGATGAGCTTACTCAATGGTTGACCACCGAGATGCTGGGGCAACCCATCGGTGCCGGATTTCCCGAGATGGAGAACGCCTTGCGCAAGAATGCGGGCGACGCGCAGAATCTGGAGCTGGTGCATCGCAGCCGCGCGGGTGAAGATCTTCTGCTGTCGGTCAACATCGCTCGCCTGCGCGACAGCGAGGGACGCCGGCTCGGCCGGGTTGTGACTTTTCGTGACAGCACCGAGGAGAGAAGGCGCACGGAGCTTTATCATCGCACGGAAAAACTCGCCGCCATCGGCCAGCTTTCCGCCGGGGTCGCCCACGAGCTCAATACCCCGTTGGGCAGCGTGCTGGGTTATGCGCGTCTGCTGCTCAAGGACAAGACCCTCAACGCCACCCAGCGGGCCTGGGTCGAGATCATCGCCGAACAAGTCAAGAAGAGCAGCGCCATCATCCAGGGCTTGCTGCGCTTTGCCCGTCAATCAAATCCCGCGCGGCGTTGCCTTGAAGAGTGCCGGTTAAATGAAATCATCGCGCAGACCTTGCCCTTGCTCGCCACGGAAACGGCCAAGCGCAAGATTGAATTGATCACCGATTTGCAGGCCGTACCTGCCATTGTCGCCGATCCGCGTGAGCTTGAACAGGTCGTGCTCAACTTGACGATGAATGCCTTGCAGGCCATCGGCAACAAGGGCCGCATCAGCATCCGAACCCGGCATGCGGGAGCGCGCGTGGTGCTGAAGGTGGAGGATAGCGGTCCGGGCATTCCCGAACCGATTCGCTCGCGCATTTTCGACCCCTTCTACACCACCAAGCCCGTGGGGGAGGGGACGGGTCTGGGCTTGTCCATCTGCTCGGGAATTGTCGGCGATCTGGGTGGAAGCATTGACGTGAGCAGCGTCGAGGGGCAGGGGACAACCTTTATCGTGTCGCTGCCGGTGCACGCAAATGGTGCGTCGAATGTGCCAAAAAATCGTAAAATCAGCTAG
- a CDS encoding C-GCAxxG-C-C family protein, producing the protein MDKDRRKVLGMAGCMAAAGVLGTGAFKLVGAQDGKKEDVKARPPVKLDSKGKVLHEPLPYVALDPDKALELGYSNKLIGDCMYGVFSTIVEMLGDKVGGPYLTYPTSVTRFGAGGIVGWGATCGSVQGAAMAIYLVSPNPTPIIDEVLNYYQYSMLPDLRPPNAAMDIKPSRADSTLCHVSISHWTKASGAQTFSRERVERCAQLAANLTKKTVEALNAQLAGSFKGDFPIPEEVLACRACHDMGGAMENTRGKMNCMTCHSGHDEMKPNIYEKPPVKL; encoded by the coding sequence ATGGATAAGGATCGCAGAAAAGTCCTGGGTATGGCAGGCTGCATGGCGGCGGCCGGAGTTCTCGGTACGGGAGCCTTTAAACTGGTCGGTGCTCAGGACGGAAAGAAGGAAGACGTCAAGGCGCGTCCGCCCGTCAAACTGGACAGCAAAGGCAAGGTCTTGCATGAGCCGCTGCCCTATGTGGCCCTTGATCCCGACAAGGCCCTCGAGCTCGGGTACAGCAACAAGCTCATCGGCGACTGCATGTACGGGGTGTTTTCGACTATCGTTGAGATGCTTGGCGATAAAGTGGGCGGGCCTTATCTGACCTATCCCACCTCAGTGACGCGTTTCGGGGCCGGCGGCATTGTCGGCTGGGGTGCCACTTGCGGTTCGGTGCAGGGGGCGGCCATGGCGATTTACCTGGTTTCACCCAATCCGACCCCGATCATTGATGAGGTTCTCAATTATTATCAGTACTCCATGCTGCCCGACCTCAGGCCCCCCAATGCGGCCATGGACATCAAGCCCTCCCGGGCGGATTCGACCCTTTGCCACGTGTCCATCTCGCACTGGACCAAGGCCTCGGGAGCCCAGACCTTTTCCAGGGAGCGCGTGGAGCGCTGCGCCCAACTCGCCGCCAATTTGACGAAAAAGACCGTCGAGGCTCTTAATGCGCAGTTGGCCGGCAGCTTCAAGGGCGATTTCCCCATCCCGGAAGAGGTTCTTGCCTGCCGCGCCTGTCATGATATGGGTGGCGCCATGGAGAACACCCGCGGCAAGATGAACTGCATGACTTGCCACAGCGGGCATGATGAGATGAAACCCAATATTTACGAAAAGCCTCCGGTGAAGTTGTAA
- a CDS encoding ArsR/SmtB family transcription factor: MYQNRKSHFEARARVLKALAHPTRLFIVEELANEERCVCDLTEMIGVDISTVSKHLSVLKQAGVVSDDRRGNQVFYRLRVPCILNFFGCVESVLESRAREQSEFLEVVAD; encoded by the coding sequence TTGTATCAAAACCGCAAAAGCCATTTCGAAGCCCGCGCCCGCGTTCTCAAGGCTCTCGCCCATCCAACCCGGTTGTTCATTGTCGAAGAACTCGCCAACGAGGAGCGCTGCGTCTGTGATCTGACCGAGATGATCGGGGTGGATATCTCCACCGTCTCCAAGCATCTCTCGGTTCTCAAGCAGGCCGGCGTTGTGTCGGACGACCGGCGCGGCAACCAGGTTTTTTATCGCCTGCGTGTGCCCTGCATTCTTAATTTTTTCGGCTGCGTGGAGTCGGTTCTGGAATCCCGGGCGCGCGAGCAGAGCGAATTTCTTGAAGTGGTTGCGGACTAA
- a CDS encoding permease, translated as MDWKQEWKPLAAIVAVFTACYYLPIDWLRQSQRVENALWESLHLVKWYAQEHVILCLIPAFFIAGAVGVFVSQAAVMKYLGPQAHKPLAYGVASVSGSILAVCSCTILPLFAGIYRMGAGLGPASAFLYSGPAINILAIVLTGAVLGPQMGVARAVGAVAFAIVIGLCMHLIYRKEEQAKIEAAALMSEPPVTRPLWQNALYFGSMVGILVFANWGRPAEEQGLWYAIYEGKWVFSSLFAVALALILVAWFNIGKVRMLMAAAPVVVLALAVPQHPTLAFVAGAIGLSVLLTTGKDESGELNEWFSTSWDFAKKIMPLLLIGVLVAGALLGRPEQEGLIPSAWIAGLVGGNSLWANLFASVVGAFMYFATLTEVPILQGLIGAGMGKGPALALLLAGPALSLPNMLVIRSIMGTQKTIVFVALVVVMSTLAGMIFGAFF; from the coding sequence GTGGACTGGAAACAGGAATGGAAGCCCCTGGCGGCGATCGTCGCCGTTTTTACCGCCTGCTATTATCTTCCCATCGATTGGTTGCGCCAGTCGCAGCGCGTGGAAAATGCTCTGTGGGAATCCCTGCACCTGGTCAAATGGTATGCCCAGGAACATGTCATCCTGTGCCTGATACCGGCTTTTTTCATCGCCGGGGCGGTCGGGGTATTCGTCAGTCAGGCCGCGGTGATGAAATATCTCGGACCCCAGGCCCATAAACCCCTGGCTTATGGTGTCGCCTCGGTTTCGGGCAGTATTCTGGCGGTGTGCTCCTGCACCATATTACCGCTGTTCGCCGGTATCTATCGCATGGGCGCCGGGCTGGGTCCCGCCAGCGCCTTTCTTTATTCCGGTCCGGCTATCAACATTCTGGCCATCGTGTTGACCGGCGCGGTGCTTGGGCCGCAGATGGGCGTAGCGCGCGCGGTCGGGGCGGTGGCCTTTGCCATTGTCATCGGCCTGTGCATGCACCTGATTTACCGCAAGGAAGAACAGGCCAAGATCGAGGCGGCAGCGCTCATGTCGGAGCCCCCGGTGACGCGCCCCCTGTGGCAGAACGCCCTTTATTTCGGATCCATGGTCGGTATTCTGGTCTTTGCCAATTGGGGTCGTCCGGCCGAAGAACAGGGTCTTTGGTATGCCATTTACGAAGGAAAATGGGTTTTTTCTTCGTTGTTTGCGGTGGCTCTGGCGCTGATTCTGGTCGCCTGGTTCAATATCGGCAAGGTTCGGATGCTGATGGCTGCCGCGCCGGTGGTCGTTCTGGCTCTGGCCGTGCCCCAGCATCCGACCCTGGCTTTTGTCGCCGGCGCCATCGGTCTGTCGGTATTGCTCACCACCGGCAAGGATGAAAGTGGCGAATTGAACGAGTGGTTTTCCACCAGCTGGGATTTCGCCAAAAAGATCATGCCCCTGCTGCTCATCGGGGTGCTGGTGGCGGGAGCGCTGCTTGGGCGTCCGGAGCAGGAAGGCCTGATCCCTTCCGCCTGGATCGCCGGACTGGTGGGCGGCAACTCCCTGTGGGCGAATCTGTTTGCTTCGGTGGTGGGAGCGTTCATGTATTTTGCCACCCTGACCGAAGTGCCTATTTTGCAGGGACTCATCGGCGCCGGCATGGGCAAGGGCCCGGCCCTGGCCCTGCTGCTGGCGGGTCCGGCCCTGAGCCTGCCCAACATGCTGGTGATTCGCAGCATCATGGGCACACAGAAAACGATCGTGTTCGTCGCGCTGGTGGTGGTTATGTCGACCCTCGCCGGGATGATTTTCGGAGCGTTTTTTTAA
- a CDS encoding sigma-54-dependent transcriptional regulator: MSAPSILIVEDDLRMRQLLRDTLGAEGIVAETTEDSREAARILDAQKIDIVITDLMMPHIDGMEILERARRGNPECAVILITGYGTIESAVAAIRKGAYDYVQKPFEPDALLLIVRRAQEHVRLLQENRRLRRQVEGMHGEELIGTSRRMVDLKNFIAKIAPFDTTVLIQGETGTGKELVAKLIHQWSPRRTQTFLPINCGALPESLLEAELFGHVRGAFTGADRDKKGLFEAVEKGTLFLDEINSISPAFQVKLLRVLQEGTYMKVGGRDPQKTDVRVIAAGNVPLEQEVAAGRFRSDLFYRLNVVPVEIPPLRERREDIGLLAHHFLAKYGAKYGKSVQTISARALENLRAHPWPGNVRELENVVERAVIVAEGDELLPAHLPRLTPPADERMAADEDLISLEEMEKRLILKTLQRTSGNRGRTAEILGISPVSLWRKIKKYEFY; this comes from the coding sequence ATGTCTGCTCCCTCGATTCTTATCGTGGAAGATGATCTGCGCATGCGCCAGCTGCTGCGCGATACCCTGGGTGCCGAGGGGATTGTTGCCGAAACGACCGAGGACAGCCGCGAGGCGGCGCGGATTCTGGATGCGCAGAAGATCGACATCGTCATTACCGATCTGATGATGCCCCATATCGACGGCATGGAGATCCTTGAACGCGCCCGACGCGGCAATCCCGAATGCGCGGTGATACTCATCACGGGTTACGGCACCATTGAGTCGGCGGTGGCGGCCATTCGCAAAGGCGCCTACGACTATGTCCAAAAACCCTTTGAGCCCGATGCCCTGCTGCTCATCGTGCGCCGCGCCCAGGAACATGTGCGCCTGCTCCAGGAAAATCGCCGACTGCGTCGTCAGGTCGAGGGAATGCACGGCGAGGAATTGATCGGCACCAGCCGCCGGATGGTGGATCTAAAGAACTTCATCGCCAAAATCGCCCCCTTTGACACCACGGTGCTGATTCAGGGAGAGACGGGCACCGGCAAGGAACTGGTGGCCAAGCTCATTCATCAGTGGAGCCCCCGGCGCACCCAAACTTTTTTGCCCATCAACTGCGGCGCCTTGCCCGAATCGCTGCTGGAGGCCGAACTTTTCGGGCATGTGCGTGGCGCTTTCACCGGCGCCGACCGGGATAAAAAAGGCCTTTTCGAGGCGGTGGAAAAAGGCACGCTTTTTCTCGATGAGATTAATTCCATCTCCCCGGCATTTCAGGTCAAATTGCTGCGTGTTCTGCAGGAAGGCACCTATATGAAGGTCGGGGGTCGCGATCCGCAAAAAACCGATGTGCGGGTCATCGCCGCGGGCAACGTCCCTTTGGAACAGGAGGTCGCGGCGGGCCGTTTCCGCAGTGATCTGTTCTACCGTCTCAACGTGGTGCCGGTGGAGATACCGCCCCTGCGCGAACGGCGCGAGGACATCGGCCTGCTGGCCCATCATTTCCTTGCGAAATACGGCGCCAAATACGGCAAGAGCGTACAAACCATCAGCGCGCGGGCCCTCGAGAATCTGCGTGCGCACCCCTGGCCGGGCAACGTGCGCGAACTGGAAAATGTCGTCGAGCGCGCCGTCATCGTCGCTGAAGGCGATGAGCTTTTGCCTGCGCACCTGCCGCGTCTTACGCCGCCGGCGGATGAACGCATGGCGGCAGATGAGGATTTGATTTCCCTGGAAGAGATGGAAAAGCGCCTCATCCTCAAAACCCTGCAACGTACTAGCGGCAATCGCGGCAGAACCGCCGAAATTCTCGGCATCAGCCCGGTGTCCCTATGGCGCAAGATAAAGAAATACGAATTTTATTAG
- a CDS encoding YeeE/YedE family protein, with product MPLSNPWLWFVIYFGLGLILGTVLYRSDFCMAAILRDVFLFKDTARLRHLFLAVVLTLFLFLLLRAVGLSPADPYRGYGIVSLMGVGGGLIFGFGMVLAGGCVMSSLYKMASGNLSYVLVFFGMILGSMLYAELFPWLQEVERSLSLAMPASLFELWPRAMRWVAWTFIALAALLFVQWQRKGYWHLRVEVAGYLQPWLAALCLACISLALYLFSSVPLGISSGYAELAGFLGRMITPEHVASLEYFSRSEAMHLAEGRRYGEVVLMAGVVFGAFVNAVALREFHVSPPPPLSQCGAAFAGGLLIALGARMAQGCNFKHLLGGLPLLSVQSLLFALGLILGVWLGARILPRLLLR from the coding sequence ATGCCGCTAAGCAATCCCTGGTTGTGGTTTGTTATCTATTTCGGTCTCGGTCTGATTCTTGGTACGGTGCTTTACCGTAGCGATTTCTGCATGGCCGCCATTCTCAGAGATGTTTTTCTTTTCAAGGACACCGCGCGTCTGCGGCACCTTTTTCTTGCTGTTGTCCTGACCTTATTTCTGTTTCTGCTGCTACGCGCAGTCGGGCTCAGTCCCGCGGATCCCTACAGGGGCTACGGCATCGTGTCCCTTATGGGCGTCGGCGGTGGGCTCATCTTCGGCTTCGGCATGGTTTTGGCCGGCGGCTGCGTCATGAGTTCCCTTTATAAAATGGCCTCCGGAAACCTGAGCTATGTCCTGGTCTTTTTTGGAATGATTTTGGGGAGCATGCTCTATGCCGAGTTGTTTCCCTGGCTGCAGGAGGTCGAACGCAGTCTGTCTCTCGCCATGCCGGCCAGTCTGTTTGAGCTTTGGCCGCGGGCAATGCGCTGGGTCGCATGGACTTTTATCGCTCTTGCGGCGCTGCTCTTTGTTCAGTGGCAACGCAAGGGATATTGGCACCTGAGGGTCGAAGTGGCCGGTTATCTGCAACCCTGGCTGGCGGCCCTATGTCTTGCCTGCATCAGCCTGGCTCTTTATCTGTTCAGCTCTGTGCCCTTGGGCATTTCGTCGGGCTATGCCGAATTGGCGGGTTTTTTGGGCAGAATGATCACGCCCGAGCATGTTGCGTCCCTGGAGTACTTCAGCCGGAGCGAGGCCATGCATCTCGCCGAGGGTCGCCGTTACGGCGAGGTTGTTCTCATGGCGGGCGTGGTGTTCGGTGCCTTTGTCAACGCCGTTGCATTGCGCGAGTTCCACGTGTCCCCTCCGCCACCCTTGAGTCAATGCGGCGCGGCCTTTGCAGGAGGTCTGTTGATCGCCTTGGGGGCGCGCATGGCTCAAGGATGTAATTTCAAGCATCTGCTCGGCGGCTTGCCGCTGCTCTCCGTGCAATCCCTGCTCTTTGCCCTGGGGTTGATCCTGGGTGTCTGGTTGGGCGCCCGCATACTGCCCCGGCTTCTTTTGAGGTAA
- a CDS encoding sulfurtransferase TusA family protein, which translates to MDTREIIETIDLNILGQVCPACLLVVLKALNDHEQRLRCGKTRLVVRTDHRDSTRTVPESARKMGYAALVKKVGSYYEISIGKKDDPA; encoded by the coding sequence ATGGACACCAGAGAAATCATCGAAACCATCGACTTGAATATTCTCGGGCAGGTTTGTCCGGCGTGCCTGCTGGTGGTGCTCAAGGCGCTCAATGATCACGAACAGCGACTGCGCTGCGGAAAAACGCGCCTGGTGGTGCGCACCGACCACCGGGACAGTACGCGCACGGTTCCCGAGTCGGCCCGCAAAATGGGCTATGCAGCCCTGGTGAAAAAAGTCGGCAGCTATTATGAAATCTCCATCGGGAAAAAAGATGATCCCGCCTGA
- a CDS encoding thioredoxin family protein, giving the protein MKNIKILGTGCAKCHKLEENAKAAVAALGLACEVEKVTNINDIMKFGIMTTPGLVVDDKVVSAGKLLSPDQIKKLIA; this is encoded by the coding sequence ATGAAAAACATCAAGATTCTCGGAACCGGTTGCGCCAAGTGCCATAAACTGGAGGAAAACGCCAAGGCCGCGGTGGCCGCCTTGGGTTTGGCCTGTGAGGTGGAAAAGGTCACCAACATCAACGACATTATGAAGTTCGGGATAATGACCACACCGGGCCTGGTGGTGGACGACAAGGTGGTCTCGGCGGGCAAACTGCTTTCTCCCGACCAAATAAAAAAGCTGATTGCTTGA
- a CDS encoding CHASE domain-containing protein produces MTNGQLTGQKKQYSLVSAIAILPVFVAGVLLAWWSVQTAFDHLRQDLLRQAQWLAQTVNIDHVNALSGTPADLQSPAYLRLKKQFSASVSIDPRHRFIYLMGRNADESVFFFVDNEPVGSADEVAPGLIYNEVPDGFRRVFDTAIPTTEGPYTDQWGRFISSAVPLIDPATGGVVAVLGLDIDARLWSRLLIRAALPSVLLTLALAAVLLFGAVLLNLRSRFRNDPSRWMHRLEPALVALIGLILTMFSAWMAHDWESRNRAQSFVQLAAIQTGAIADTLHDLRDIELESLARFYEGREHITSAEFQHFTGFLTRNQAVHAWALIPAVSAAERLDFKQQLDADGLQDFSIWERDAQGNRMSAGSRDRYFPLMHVVHLTANDPILGFDLGSEPLRRAALEEAMHSGMMTATAPLTLVDETDDQLGMLIMRPVFTREDKGPLRGFVLAALRLDNLLKSQAKDHSILMKIALVHSDAPSQLLAVYGDRQDMSGNGLSVTRPVFAYSRVFAVTAHGGPDFMLLHPARAGLLVALSGLVLTVALAAVTGVTFRRREELEGLVEERTRSLHDSEMFLRMLLQTIPIPVFYKDKEGRYLGFNNAFETFFGKSRQELIGKSVFDISPSELAEIYHAQDLVLFEKPGVQVYDSRVKDAQGALHEVVFHKASLTDAQGAVVGLIGAVLDVTKCRRAETELQVANLELQAVSERAGEMAREAESANLAKGEFLANMSHEIRTPMNGVIGMTGLLLDTALTDEQRHYAEIVRGSSKSLLSLIDGILDFSKIEAGKLELDTLDFKLPSLLNSFSMAFAVQAEEKGVEFSCAIDPGVPVFLRGDPGRLRQILVNLTGNALKFTTEGEVAVQVSLVEQGQEDALLRFSVRDTGIGIPQDKIGFLFNKFTQIDNSTTRKYGGTGLGLAISKQLVELMGGEVSVRSKENKGSEFRFTARFGKRDAGAQTAGYLQVDTGGSPALTQKISDFNTEEGFPPSQRVDGATTRFGGRTARILLVEDNATNQQVALGILKKLGLSADAVANGAEALNALETKAYDLVLMDVQMPVMDGFEASRQIRNPQSAALNHRVPIIALTAHAMQSDRQRCLNAGMDDFLSKPVSPQLLAEILEKWLPEKSVPSVQQPAPVLKEPVVFDRAGMMERMMADEDLVQSVIEGFLEDVPGQIENLRNSLQGADMEGAERQAHTIQGLAGLVGGDRLRALVLPMEQMLMNGDLEGARARLANMQSEFEALKKAMLS; encoded by the coding sequence GTGACCAATGGCCAGCTGACAGGACAGAAAAAACAATACAGCCTGGTTTCTGCCATTGCAATCCTCCCGGTTTTTGTGGCGGGAGTGCTGCTTGCCTGGTGGTCCGTGCAAACGGCTTTCGACCACCTGCGCCAGGATCTGCTGCGTCAGGCGCAATGGCTTGCGCAAACAGTGAATATCGATCATGTCAATGCCCTCAGCGGCACCCCCGCCGACCTCCAGTCTCCTGCATACCTGCGCCTAAAAAAACAGTTTTCCGCCAGTGTCTCCATCGATCCCCGCCACCGCTTCATCTATCTCATGGGCCGAAATGCTGATGAGAGCGTATTTTTTTTCGTTGATAACGAACCGGTTGGTTCCGCCGATGAAGTTGCGCCCGGCCTGATCTACAACGAGGTTCCGGATGGATTTCGCCGTGTATTCGATACGGCAATCCCAACAACGGAAGGCCCCTATACCGATCAATGGGGTCGTTTTATCAGTAGTGCTGTGCCCTTGATTGATCCCGCCACGGGTGGCGTTGTCGCAGTTTTGGGCCTGGATATTGACGCTCGCCTCTGGTCGCGCTTGTTGATCCGGGCAGCGCTCCCCAGTGTGCTATTGACCCTGGCACTGGCTGCAGTTTTACTTTTCGGCGCAGTGCTGCTGAATTTACGCTCGCGATTTAGAAATGACCCATCACGCTGGATGCACCGCCTTGAGCCCGCCCTGGTGGCTTTAATCGGGCTGATCCTCACAATGTTCTCCGCCTGGATGGCGCATGATTGGGAGAGTCGTAACCGCGCGCAGAGCTTTGTGCAACTGGCGGCAATCCAGACCGGGGCCATAGCAGACACTTTGCATGATTTGCGCGACATTGAACTGGAAAGCCTGGCGCGTTTTTATGAGGGCCGCGAACACATTACTTCCGCAGAGTTTCAGCATTTCACCGGCTTTCTTACTCGAAATCAGGCGGTTCACGCCTGGGCTCTGATCCCGGCTGTGTCAGCGGCGGAGAGGCTCGATTTTAAACAGCAGCTCGATGCCGATGGATTGCAGGATTTTTCCATCTGGGAAAGGGACGCTCAGGGTAACCGCATGTCTGCCGGCAGTCGGGACAGGTATTTTCCGCTTATGCATGTCGTGCACCTGACAGCTAATGACCCGATTCTGGGTTTTGACCTGGGCTCTGAGCCCCTGCGTCGCGCGGCGTTGGAAGAGGCGATGCATTCCGGCATGATGACCGCTACCGCGCCCCTCACCCTGGTCGATGAAACCGATGACCAATTGGGCATGCTCATCATGCGCCCGGTTTTCACTCGCGAAGATAAGGGCCCTTTGCGCGGTTTTGTTCTTGCAGCATTGCGCCTGGACAATCTGCTGAAAAGTCAGGCAAAGGATCATTCGATATTGATGAAAATCGCACTGGTGCACAGTGATGCTCCGAGCCAATTACTCGCGGTCTATGGGGACCGCCAGGACATGTCGGGAAATGGGCTGTCCGTGACGCGCCCCGTATTTGCCTACAGCAGGGTTTTTGCCGTAACCGCCCACGGGGGGCCGGATTTCATGCTGTTGCACCCTGCTCGAGCCGGGCTGCTGGTCGCGCTGAGCGGGCTTGTGCTGACCGTCGCTCTCGCTGCCGTAACCGGAGTCACCTTTCGGCGCCGCGAGGAACTTGAAGGGTTGGTTGAGGAGCGAACGCGATCGCTGCATGACAGCGAAATGTTTTTGAGGATGCTGCTGCAAACCATACCGATTCCGGTTTTTTACAAGGACAAAGAGGGGCGCTATCTGGGCTTCAATAATGCGTTTGAGACATTTTTCGGAAAGTCCAGGCAGGAACTTATCGGCAAAAGCGTTTTTGACATCAGTCCCTCGGAATTGGCTGAAATCTATCACGCCCAGGATCTCGTGCTGTTCGAGAAACCCGGGGTTCAGGTGTATGATTCCCGGGTCAAGGATGCTCAGGGCGCTCTTCACGAGGTGGTGTTTCACAAAGCGTCCCTGACCGACGCGCAGGGTGCGGTTGTCGGGCTGATCGGCGCCGTGCTTGATGTGACCAAGTGCAGGCGGGCAGAGACAGAACTTCAGGTCGCCAACCTGGAGTTGCAGGCCGTCAGTGAACGCGCTGGGGAAATGGCCCGAGAGGCGGAATCAGCCAATCTTGCCAAAGGCGAGTTTTTGGCCAACATGAGCCACGAGATTCGCACGCCCATGAACGGGGTCATCGGCATGACGGGGCTGCTGCTCGATACGGCACTGACCGATGAACAGCGGCATTACGCCGAGATTGTGCGTGGGAGCAGCAAATCGCTGCTTTCCTTGATTGACGGCATTCTCGATTTTTCAAAGATTGAAGCCGGAAAGCTCGAGCTGGACACGCTGGACTTCAAATTGCCAAGTCTGCTCAACAGTTTTTCGATGGCGTTTGCCGTGCAAGCGGAGGAAAAAGGGGTGGAATTTTCCTGTGCTATTGATCCGGGAGTTCCCGTTTTCCTGCGCGGCGATCCCGGTCGTCTGCGGCAGATTCTAGTCAACCTGACCGGCAATGCCCTTAAATTTACCACGGAGGGTGAAGTGGCGGTTCAGGTGTCGCTGGTGGAGCAAGGGCAGGAGGATGCGCTGTTGCGCTTTTCAGTGCGCGATACGGGTATCGGCATTCCGCAGGACAAAATCGGGTTTCTTTTTAACAAATTCACACAGATTGACAATTCGACCACCCGCAAATACGGCGGCACGGGACTGGGCCTTGCCATCTCTAAGCAACTGGTCGAACTCATGGGCGGGGAGGTGAGCGTGCGCAGCAAAGAAAACAAGGGGTCGGAATTCAGATTTACCGCGCGCTTTGGCAAGCGGGACGCAGGCGCGCAAACCGCTGGTTATCTGCAGGTTGACACGGGCGGGTCACCTGCGCTGACTCAGAAAATTTCCGATTTCAATACAGAGGAAGGATTTCCACCGTCTCAAAGGGTTGATGGAGCGACCACCCGATTTGGTGGTCGCACAGCGCGCATCCTCCTGGTCGAGGACAATGCCACCAATCAGCAGGTAGCCCTGGGTATTCTCAAAAAACTTGGACTATCTGCCGATGCGGTTGCCAACGGTGCGGAAGCCCTTAATGCCCTTGAGACCAAGGCCTACGATCTGGTGCTCATGGATGTGCAGATGCCGGTCATGGATGGTTTTGAAGCATCCAGGCAGATCCGTAATCCGCAATCCGCGGCCCTTAATCACCGGGTGCCGATCATTGCCTTGACCGCCCACGCCATGCAGAGCGATCGACAGCGCTGTCTCAATGCGGGTATGGATGACTTTCTGTCCAAGCCGGTGTCGCCGCAATTGTTGGCCGAGATTCTGGAGAAATGGCTGCCCGAGAAAAGTGTGCCTTCCGTTCAGCAACCTGCCCCTGTCCTGAAAGAGCCGGTGGTTTTTGATCGCGCGGGCATGATGGAGCGAATGATGGCGGATGAAGACCTGGTGCAATCGGTCATTGAAGGATTTCTGGAAGATGTTCCCGGGCAAATCGAGAACCTGCGCAACTCTCTGCAGGGCGCGGACATGGAAGGTGCTGAGCGGCAAGCTCACACCATTCAAGGGTTGGCGGGACTCGTCGGCGGTGACAGGTTGCGGGCGTTGGTTTTGCCGATGGAACAAATGCTGATGAATGGCGACCTGGAGGGTGCCAGGGCGCGCCTTGCCAACATGCAATCCGAGTTCGAGGCGCTGAAGAAGGCCATGCTGTCCTGA